CGTCGCTGCAATTCATTGGCAACACTGCCGCAGAGAGGCTGGCCAAAGTGTCGGCGAGCCTGGCTCAGGAAGGCGTCCACGCACGACTGCCGGGTCGGAAAGTCATCCCACGGCGAGCCAGTGCCGCTGAAGTCTCCACAGCGATACTCGCAGCGAATGCGAACGGCCCAGCGTCCGTCGGTCAGCGGAGCAATGTTGTATTCGGCGACGGCTTTGCAGTTTTTGCTGGTGATTCGCCGGATTCCTTCGGCAGCCCGCGTGGCGGGATCGCGGACGGTGGTCGCCCAGACTTCAAATTCGCGAATCCGATCGTCATGGAAATCAATGAGCAGGGGCGTGTCGCTGTTGTTCGGTTGATGGTCGGTCATGATTGTGCCTTGCGTGATGTCGTCTGCGATCAAGAAGGCCGCCCCAACGGTGTGTCGGGGCGACCGTAAGATGGCGGGCTAAGTGAGCAATTCCTGACTGTCCCGCATGCGACACAGCGGACAGGTTCCCAGATGACTGGTGACTTTCAGATCGTCGTCGCCGATGATTGCCGTCCAGCCGTCGTCGATCGCCTCTTTGAGGCTGCCGATCTGCGAACCGTTGTCGCAGTCGTAGCAGGTGATGGATCGGAACCGCGTTCGCATGGCCCCCGGCAGGCAGGCGGGCTTGAGCAAATGCTCCAGCACCTCGTCGACGCGTTCAGGAACACAGCCCTCCGGATAAAAGCCGCGATGGGCCAGCCAGTTGTGCAGGATGGCGGCATAGATGCGGGCTTCGGAGTAGTCATGTGATTCGATGTATTCCAGAATCAATTCGTAGCAGGTCGTGGGGTCCATGATGGATCTCCTGTGGGAGAGATGAAGGCGAATCAGAAAGAAGGCCGCCGAAGTTCGTTCGGCGGCGGTGCAAAGATGGAGCGTTCAGGCATCAACTGCGGAAGCGTCCTGCCGCTGCAGGCTGTGCAGATAGTCCACGGCCTTGGACGCAAAGCTGGCCGCCGAGAAGATGGCCCGCTTGTCGCCCTTGAGGATCTGCAGCCAGTGATCGATGTAGCTGGCGTGGTCGTCCCGCACTTCCGGTGTGACGTTCAGATCCGCACACAGAAAGGCCGATCCCAGTTCCGCCACAAGCTCTTCACGGCTGTAGCCTTCGTCGCCAAACGTCTTCCGCCCAAAGTCCCGATCCAGCCGCGATGGAGCTTTTGTCCAGTGAACAAGCTCATGCGTCAGAGTGGCCGCGTGACTTTCCGCATCACGAAACGTTTCCAGCCGTGGCATCCGGATAAAGTCCGCCCCGTTGACATAGCAGGCTGAGTTCCCACCTTCGCGAACATCGGCTCCGGTGTGGCGAACAAACTGCTCGGCGGCAGCGATACGTTCGATGTCGTTATTCGATGGCTGCACGGTTTCCGAAAACCGTTCCGGCAACCCGTCACACTGTTCCGCATTGAAGACGCGGTATTCCTTCAGAAAGTGAACGTCCCGCTGAACCTCCTGCCCGTCGTCGTTCTCTTCAGCCTTCTGAAAGCTGGAGGCATACACCACCGGCGAACTCTTCTCGCCCTTCTTCACATGCCCGCCCAGTTGCTGAGCCTGCTTGTAAGTCAGCCACAGCGGACAACTGAAGCCCTGCGTCTCGGCCGAGTCCCACAGCATCAGGATATTGATGCCGTGATACGGCTCCCCGTTATGCCGCAGCGGTCGCGTAATGCGTCCCGCCGCGTGCTCCGCATTCCACGGCTTAAGCCAGGGTTTCACACCCTGCGAAAGCTGTTCGATGATGCGATCCGTCACCCGCGTATAAACGTCCGTGCGTTCGGTGTTGCGGCTGCGTCGTGCTGAAGATTTGGTCGTGGTCATGTCAGTTACTCCCCTGATGAGAAAAAGAAATCAAAAGAGCCCCGCTGGCTCTGTTTTGAGCCATGGGGGTCGCAAGACCTCAAAACCGGGGGAAGTGCAGTCAGGGCCGAGGCGGGAGGAGGGCACCGCGCTGCACAAGCGAAGCGCGGAAGCGTGGGCGGCGGCCTCCCGCTTCGCGTGGCCCCGAGCCTTGACGGCACTGGGGGCGGAGCCCCCTCAACTCAACAACCACGCCGCAGGCGACATCTTTATTGCCTTCATTCCGCAGCAGTGGGCGAAAGGGGCAGTCCGCGCCAGCGACCGTAGCGATAGCGAAGCCCGTCAGCACACGGTCGGCCACCGGCCGAGGTGCCACGAACCAAAGGCCATGTTACCGAGAGCACCGACATGCCCGACGGCTGAAGCGTTGCACCTGGCTGTGCCCCGAGTCACGGCGGCGAATGGATTTTGTCGCCACCGCCGATGACTCTCCACAACATGGCCCGGATTAGACGTCGAACTTCCCACTCCCGCAGGTTTCGTCAATAGGATTTGACGAAACCGAAAGAAGATCTTGTCACCTCAGCAGCCGTCGGGCTGTCGGCATTGGGTACACGCAGCACGCGGAAAGTATGTTGCATCGAATGCGACGACACCGACAGGCTTTGTCTGAAAGACCGCGCAGGACCGTAAAGAGTCCCGAGACGAAGAACGCCCGCCGCGACCAGCGGCGGGCGCGGCACCAACATCAATGCTCACTCGGCAGATACACGGTGAAATACTGCCCGTCATATCCGACCCAGATATCGATCGCCGGTAGCGGAAAGTCCGTGAACGGAATCTGCTGAGTGATGAACGCCGGCAGATCAGAATCCGCCCGTGCCGTGAGAAGGGCCGAATCATCGTCGCTGACATCCAGCCGCCAGAAGTGCAGATCCTGAATGCGTGGATCCGTCCGTACGGCTCGTTGAAACGCAGCAGAGCCAATGTGACTGGCAATCGCGTCGACAAGCCACCAGGCCCCCGCCGTTTGAGCCAGGTACTGCACACCGGGCGTATAGATCACGTGTCGATTGAGGGCGTGCCGAAATCGTTCGCAGTCGCCGGTGAAGTGTGGCAGGTTCGTCTTCAGTTCATGTGCAAGTTGTTGTTGAGATTGATCAGACATGGTTTGTCTCCTTTGTTTGAGGGTTGACTGAACGATGCCCGATCGGCGTCCGACCGACGGACGGAGTCAGGGGTCTGCCCGCCAGGGAACGCCGAAGATGGTCAGGAGCGAAGGGGAAGGTCGTCTGCAGGCGACCCTTGACGCCGTTCGCGAGGACGCCAGGGTCAGCGAGATTCAGTCAGCCCCAACGACGGCCCCGCAAACCATGGCCCATCAGCAACATGCAGAACGGCAGACAATGCCATCCGCATCCGCTGAAGGCACGCGACCGCCGCACTGACTCACGCCGTGAATCACGCCGTCGATGCCGCGTGCGTGTCAGATTGAAACGTCGAAACTGATTGACAGGCAACCTTGCCCGCGCTACCAGAAACAGGCGAATGCTCTGCAACATTCAGACGGTGCCCGGCGTGTTGAAAGAGCACACCCTCACGAAATGCGGGCAACCTTCATGCTCCGAATTATCCAAAACCGATCCGCCGCCAGTGCGAAGTCCTACTACTCCAGAGCCGAATACTACGGCGAAGGCCAGGAGAAGCCGGGCTACTGGTTTGGCAAGACAGCCCGCATGCTGGGCCTCGAAGGCAGGATCGAAGAATCCGACTTTCAGGCACTGTGTGACAATCTTGATCCCCGCACCGGTCAGCAACTGACCGCCCGTCACAACACCGACCGTACCGTCGGCTATGATTTCAACTGGCACGTGCCCAAAGGCGTGAGTCTCGCCTATGCCCTCGGTGACGAACGCATTGAACACGTCTTCGAACGC
This DNA window, taken from Fuerstiella marisgermanici, encodes the following:
- a CDS encoding ArdC family protein; the encoded protein is MTTTKSSARRSRNTERTDVYTRVTDRIIEQLSQGVKPWLKPWNAEHAAGRITRPLRHNGEPYHGINILMLWDSAETQGFSCPLWLTYKQAQQLGGHVKKGEKSSPVVYASSFQKAEENDDGQEVQRDVHFLKEYRVFNAEQCDGLPERFSETVQPSNNDIERIAAAEQFVRHTGADVREGGNSACYVNGADFIRMPRLETFRDAESHAATLTHELVHWTKAPSRLDRDFGRKTFGDEGYSREELVAELGSAFLCADLNVTPEVRDDHASYIDHWLQILKGDKRAIFSAASFASKAVDYLHSLQRQDASAVDA
- a CDS encoding DUF6876 family protein; translated protein: MSDQSQQQLAHELKTNLPHFTGDCERFRHALNRHVIYTPGVQYLAQTAGAWWLVDAIASHIGSAAFQRAVRTDPRIQDLHFWRLDVSDDDSALLTARADSDLPAFITQQIPFTDFPLPAIDIWVGYDGQYFTVYLPSEH